The stretch of DNA AATTAGCATTTGTATTTATTTTTAAAGGTGTGACAGGATGAATAAACAGGAAATTATACAACGTATACTCATTGTATTCACTACAACATTAGCAGTAGCGTGTATAGGTATTTATATGGGACAATATATACCAAAACAATGGATGCTACCATTAATGATTATTGAAATTATCATGTTAATAGCTGCTGCTCTTTTACGACGAAGGAGCCGAGTCGGGTATATATTCTTATTTTCATTTGTGGTAATTTCTGGAATAACCATGTTTCCAGCAATTTACTTTTATGTAAGTGAAATTGGTGCTGTTGTTGTTTTATTTGTATTTTTGTTAACTTTAATGATTTTCACCATTTTAGGAATGGTAGGATGGGTGCTACAAAAAGATCTTTCTTTTATGGGGTCTACATTGTTTATTATCTTGATTGTACTAATTGCTTTTAGTATCTTTACTTGGTTTATTCCACAATCTGATACAGTATTAGTAATCGTGGCTTGTGTCTCTGCCGGTCTATTTTCGGTATATATCGTTTATGACTTCAATCAAATCAAACATCGAGCATTAACCGCAAAGGATGTTCCAAGTGCAGTATTAAGTCTATACCTTGATGTTGTTAACCTATTCCTTCATTTATTACGAATCATATCTT from Oceanobacillus iheyensis HTE831 encodes:
- a CDS encoding Bax inhibitor-1/YccA family protein; this translates as MNKQEIIQRILIVFTTTLAVACIGIYMGQYIPKQWMLPLMIIEIIMLIAAALLRRRSRVGYIFLFSFVVISGITMFPAIYFYVSEIGAVVVLFVFLLTLMIFTILGMVGWVLQKDLSFMGSTLFIILIVLIAFSIFTWFIPQSDTVLVIVACVSAGLFSVYIVYDFNQIKHRALTAKDVPSAVLSLYLDVVNLFLHLLRIISYVFKNRG